The following coding sequences lie in one Ictalurus punctatus breed USDA103 chromosome 16, Coco_2.0, whole genome shotgun sequence genomic window:
- the ccdc62 gene encoding coiled-coil domain-containing protein 62 isoform X1, whose product MCKATVLAVMKMEGKFKSKGFGDSLMSTNGFLLDPWHSTPVKKHTDEGSMARWTAKSTSNNSASQQSSLSVMQGSRIQISDLEMTTIQKQRMELQLLVAELKDRDQELNSMAAAHHRQLQVWEQDRQRVLTLKQRCARLDDELQKRNEVIRAIIKRLKMAEVREQDSLRELSSIQQRIQELSQRQQHSRQHHQDMEEKNRSLNSSILTLSSQLGQFQVHEEELSSMLKLKDKDLTEATNHILGLTDRLRESEFSLKECQSRESKMSQEAEEYKRRFREAKCQNAQLKDELQEKTLENNSQKEELIRLRQENQLLRKQLALTDEGESWKDELLALARSKQERTESELLCLRQVCEHQQNDLQLLKLNLESSREALMQYESQRSLVSDESVAGASCALEHCNHQETEMGASVGESYSNSLVVSKQRENLTIAATISEEYTPVQNICCAVEKQVQICNTPVSGSDGPSAELAPTLLHCCDCSNVQACCSAGTELDFIAVIDYSTDTEDQVLLVDINPNDPQSSCPGDVTCVYVDCSTPLPQRTTTNPGLVEDTALSKQQQEAFTSSTCRLQRLLAESQQMVASLELSSGKPLSCPQSTPNHSASPVLSSTSHSNSSNCILNDGHNNTESHDQFQSPNNNQDETRDGSQIHSIGNSQETVEYGQ is encoded by the exons ATGTGCAAGGCCACAGTTCTAGCTGTGATGAAGATGGAGGGAAAGTTTAAGTCAAAAGGATTTGGGGACAGTTTGATGTCTACAAATG gtttTCTGTTGGACCCCTGGCACAGCACTCCTGTGAAAAAG CACACAGATGAAGGCAGCATGGCAAGATGGACTGCGAAGAGCACCTCTAATAACTCTGCCAGTCAGCAGTCATCTCTCTCAGTTATGCAGGGGTCTCGG ATTCAAATAAGCGATCTGGAGATGACCACCATCCAAAAGCAGCGGATGGAGCTACAGCTCCTCGTAGCAGAGCTGAAGGATCGTGATCAGGAGCTCAACAGCATGGCTGCAGCTCATCACAGACAGCTGCAGGTCTGGGAGCAGGACCGCCAGAGAGTACTGACTCTGAAGCAGAGGTGTGCACGCCTTGACG ATGAGCTGCAGAAGCGCAACGAGGTGATACGAGCCATTATCAAGCGCTTAAAGATGGCAGAGGTGCGAGAACAGGACAGCCTCAGGGAGCTCAGCAGCATCCAGCAGCGGATACAGGAGCTCAGCCAGAGACAACAGCATAGCAGACAACACCACCAAGATATGGAG GAGAAAAATCGGAGTCTGAACTCGAGCATCCTGACTCTCTCATCCCAGCTTGGCCAGTTTCAGGTTCATGAGGAAGAGCTTAGCTCCATGCTCAAACTTAAG GACAAAGATCTGACGGAAGCCACGAACCACATATTAGGTCTAACCGATCGGCTACGGGAATCTGAGTTCTCGCTAAAGGAGTGCCAGTCTCGCGAGAGCAAAATGTCACAGGAAGCGGAAGAGTACAAGCGCCGTTTCAGAGAGGCCAAATGTCAAAACGCTCAACTGAAAG ATGAGCTTCAAGAGAAGACTCTAGAGAACAACAGTCAGAAAGAGGAGCTCATTCGGCTTAGACAAGAGAATCAGCTGCTAAGGAAACAACTGGCACTCACAG atgAGGGTGAAAGCTGGAAGGATGAGCTACTTGCGCTCGCACGATCAAAACAAGAGCGCACAGAGTCTGAGCTTCTCTGCCTGCGACAG GTGTGTGAGCACCAGCAGAACGACCTACAGCTCTTGAAGCTCAACCTAGAGTCCAGTAGAGAGGCTCTAATGCAGTATGAAAGTCAAAGGTCACTTGTAAG TGACGAGAGTGTAGCAGGGGCAAGTTGTGCTTTAGAACACTGTAACCATCAGGAGACAGAGATGGGAGCGTCGGTAGGAGAGTCCTATAGCAACAGCTTAGTTGTATCCAAACAAAGGGAGAATCTCACAATCGCCGCTACTATATCAGAAGAATATACACCTGTTCAGAACATCTGCTGTGCTGTAGAGAAACAAGTGCAGATCTGCAACACCCCAGTCAGTGGCAGTGATGGGCCTTCAGCTGAGCTAGCTCCCACGTTACTCCACTGTTGCGATTGTAGTAATGTCCAAGCTTGCTGTAGCGCTGGAACCGAGTTGGACTTCATAGCCGTCATTGACTACAGCACAGATACAGAGGATCAAGTGCTGCTTGTGGATATTAATCCAAACGACCCACAGTCCTCTTG TCCAGGGGATGTgacttgtgtgtatgtggactGTTCTACACCATTACCACAGAGGACAACGACGAACCCTGGACTTGTAGAGGACACAGCACTCAGCAAACAG cagcaGGAGGCGTTCACCTCATCCACGTGTCGCTTGCAGCGCTTACTGGCGGAGTCGCAGCAAATGGTGGCCAGTCTGGAACTCTCTTCTGGAAAACCTCTAAGCTGTCCCCAGAGCACTCCAAATCACAGCGCAAGTCCAGTCCTGAGTTCCACTTCACACAGTAACTCTTCAAACTGTATCCTCAACGATGGCCATAACAATACCGAGAGTCACGACCAGTTCCAGTCCCCCAATAACAACCAAGACGAAACAAGG GATGGCTCCCAAATACACAGCATCGGCAATTCACAGGAAACCGTGGAATATGGTCAATAG
- the ccdc62 gene encoding coiled-coil domain-containing protein 62 isoform X2, whose product MCKATVLAVMKMEGKFKSKGFGDSLMSTNGFLLDPWHSTPVKKHTDEGSMARWTAKSTSNNSASQQSSLSVMQGSRIQISDLEMTTIQKQRMELQLLVAELKDRDQELNSMAAAHHRQLQVWEQDRQRVLTLKQRCARLDDELQKRNEVIRAIIKRLKMAEVREQDSLRELSSIQQRIQELSQRQQHSRQHHQDMEEKNRSLNSSILTLSSQLGQFQVHEEELSSMLKLKDKDLTEATNHILGLTDRLRESEFSLKECQSRESKMSQEAEEYKRRFREAKCQNAQLKDELQEKTLENNSQKEELIRLRQENQLLRKQLALTDEGESWKDELLALARSKQERTESELLCLRQVCEHQQNDLQLLKLNLESSREALMQYESQRSLVSDESVAGASCALEHCNHQETEMGASVGESYSNSLVVSKQRENLTIAATISEEYTPVQNICCAVEKQVQICNTPVSGSDGPSAELAPTLLHCCDCSNVQACCSAGTELDFIAVIDYSTDTEDQVLLVDINPNDPQSSCPGDVTCVYVDCSTPLPQRTTTNPGLVEDTALSKQQEAFTSSTCRLQRLLAESQQMVASLELSSGKPLSCPQSTPNHSASPVLSSTSHSNSSNCILNDGHNNTESHDQFQSPNNNQDETRDGSQIHSIGNSQETVEYGQ is encoded by the exons ATGTGCAAGGCCACAGTTCTAGCTGTGATGAAGATGGAGGGAAAGTTTAAGTCAAAAGGATTTGGGGACAGTTTGATGTCTACAAATG gtttTCTGTTGGACCCCTGGCACAGCACTCCTGTGAAAAAG CACACAGATGAAGGCAGCATGGCAAGATGGACTGCGAAGAGCACCTCTAATAACTCTGCCAGTCAGCAGTCATCTCTCTCAGTTATGCAGGGGTCTCGG ATTCAAATAAGCGATCTGGAGATGACCACCATCCAAAAGCAGCGGATGGAGCTACAGCTCCTCGTAGCAGAGCTGAAGGATCGTGATCAGGAGCTCAACAGCATGGCTGCAGCTCATCACAGACAGCTGCAGGTCTGGGAGCAGGACCGCCAGAGAGTACTGACTCTGAAGCAGAGGTGTGCACGCCTTGACG ATGAGCTGCAGAAGCGCAACGAGGTGATACGAGCCATTATCAAGCGCTTAAAGATGGCAGAGGTGCGAGAACAGGACAGCCTCAGGGAGCTCAGCAGCATCCAGCAGCGGATACAGGAGCTCAGCCAGAGACAACAGCATAGCAGACAACACCACCAAGATATGGAG GAGAAAAATCGGAGTCTGAACTCGAGCATCCTGACTCTCTCATCCCAGCTTGGCCAGTTTCAGGTTCATGAGGAAGAGCTTAGCTCCATGCTCAAACTTAAG GACAAAGATCTGACGGAAGCCACGAACCACATATTAGGTCTAACCGATCGGCTACGGGAATCTGAGTTCTCGCTAAAGGAGTGCCAGTCTCGCGAGAGCAAAATGTCACAGGAAGCGGAAGAGTACAAGCGCCGTTTCAGAGAGGCCAAATGTCAAAACGCTCAACTGAAAG ATGAGCTTCAAGAGAAGACTCTAGAGAACAACAGTCAGAAAGAGGAGCTCATTCGGCTTAGACAAGAGAATCAGCTGCTAAGGAAACAACTGGCACTCACAG atgAGGGTGAAAGCTGGAAGGATGAGCTACTTGCGCTCGCACGATCAAAACAAGAGCGCACAGAGTCTGAGCTTCTCTGCCTGCGACAG GTGTGTGAGCACCAGCAGAACGACCTACAGCTCTTGAAGCTCAACCTAGAGTCCAGTAGAGAGGCTCTAATGCAGTATGAAAGTCAAAGGTCACTTGTAAG TGACGAGAGTGTAGCAGGGGCAAGTTGTGCTTTAGAACACTGTAACCATCAGGAGACAGAGATGGGAGCGTCGGTAGGAGAGTCCTATAGCAACAGCTTAGTTGTATCCAAACAAAGGGAGAATCTCACAATCGCCGCTACTATATCAGAAGAATATACACCTGTTCAGAACATCTGCTGTGCTGTAGAGAAACAAGTGCAGATCTGCAACACCCCAGTCAGTGGCAGTGATGGGCCTTCAGCTGAGCTAGCTCCCACGTTACTCCACTGTTGCGATTGTAGTAATGTCCAAGCTTGCTGTAGCGCTGGAACCGAGTTGGACTTCATAGCCGTCATTGACTACAGCACAGATACAGAGGATCAAGTGCTGCTTGTGGATATTAATCCAAACGACCCACAGTCCTCTTG TCCAGGGGATGTgacttgtgtgtatgtggactGTTCTACACCATTACCACAGAGGACAACGACGAACCCTGGACTTGTAGAGGACACAGCACTCAGCAAACAG caGGAGGCGTTCACCTCATCCACGTGTCGCTTGCAGCGCTTACTGGCGGAGTCGCAGCAAATGGTGGCCAGTCTGGAACTCTCTTCTGGAAAACCTCTAAGCTGTCCCCAGAGCACTCCAAATCACAGCGCAAGTCCAGTCCTGAGTTCCACTTCACACAGTAACTCTTCAAACTGTATCCTCAACGATGGCCATAACAATACCGAGAGTCACGACCAGTTCCAGTCCCCCAATAACAACCAAGACGAAACAAGG GATGGCTCCCAAATACACAGCATCGGCAATTCACAGGAAACCGTGGAATATGGTCAATAG
- the ccdc62 gene encoding coiled-coil domain-containing protein 62 isoform X4, translating to MCKATVLAVMKMEGKFKSKGFGDSLMSTNGFLLDPWHSTPVKKHTDEGSMARWTAKSTSNNSASQQSSLSVMQGSRIQISDLEMTTIQKQRMELQLLVAELKDRDQELNSMAAAHHRQLQVWEQDRQRVLTLKQRCARLDDELQKRNEVIRAIIKRLKMAEVREQDSLRELSSIQQRIQELSQRQQHSRQHHQDMEEKNRSLNSSILTLSSQLGQFQVHEEELSSMLKLKDKDLTEATNHILGLTDRLRESEFSLKECQSRESKMSQEAEEYKRRFREAKCQNAQLKDELQEKTLENNSQKEELIRLRQENQLLRKQLALTDEGESWKDELLALARSKQERTESELLCLRQVCEHQQNDLQLLKLNLESSREALMQYESQRSLVSPGDVTCVYVDCSTPLPQRTTTNPGLVEDTALSKQQQEAFTSSTCRLQRLLAESQQMVASLELSSGKPLSCPQSTPNHSASPVLSSTSHSNSSNCILNDGHNNTESHDQFQSPNNNQDETRDGSQIHSIGNSQETVEYGQ from the exons ATGTGCAAGGCCACAGTTCTAGCTGTGATGAAGATGGAGGGAAAGTTTAAGTCAAAAGGATTTGGGGACAGTTTGATGTCTACAAATG gtttTCTGTTGGACCCCTGGCACAGCACTCCTGTGAAAAAG CACACAGATGAAGGCAGCATGGCAAGATGGACTGCGAAGAGCACCTCTAATAACTCTGCCAGTCAGCAGTCATCTCTCTCAGTTATGCAGGGGTCTCGG ATTCAAATAAGCGATCTGGAGATGACCACCATCCAAAAGCAGCGGATGGAGCTACAGCTCCTCGTAGCAGAGCTGAAGGATCGTGATCAGGAGCTCAACAGCATGGCTGCAGCTCATCACAGACAGCTGCAGGTCTGGGAGCAGGACCGCCAGAGAGTACTGACTCTGAAGCAGAGGTGTGCACGCCTTGACG ATGAGCTGCAGAAGCGCAACGAGGTGATACGAGCCATTATCAAGCGCTTAAAGATGGCAGAGGTGCGAGAACAGGACAGCCTCAGGGAGCTCAGCAGCATCCAGCAGCGGATACAGGAGCTCAGCCAGAGACAACAGCATAGCAGACAACACCACCAAGATATGGAG GAGAAAAATCGGAGTCTGAACTCGAGCATCCTGACTCTCTCATCCCAGCTTGGCCAGTTTCAGGTTCATGAGGAAGAGCTTAGCTCCATGCTCAAACTTAAG GACAAAGATCTGACGGAAGCCACGAACCACATATTAGGTCTAACCGATCGGCTACGGGAATCTGAGTTCTCGCTAAAGGAGTGCCAGTCTCGCGAGAGCAAAATGTCACAGGAAGCGGAAGAGTACAAGCGCCGTTTCAGAGAGGCCAAATGTCAAAACGCTCAACTGAAAG ATGAGCTTCAAGAGAAGACTCTAGAGAACAACAGTCAGAAAGAGGAGCTCATTCGGCTTAGACAAGAGAATCAGCTGCTAAGGAAACAACTGGCACTCACAG atgAGGGTGAAAGCTGGAAGGATGAGCTACTTGCGCTCGCACGATCAAAACAAGAGCGCACAGAGTCTGAGCTTCTCTGCCTGCGACAG GTGTGTGAGCACCAGCAGAACGACCTACAGCTCTTGAAGCTCAACCTAGAGTCCAGTAGAGAGGCTCTAATGCAGTATGAAAGTCAAAGGTCACTTGTAAG TCCAGGGGATGTgacttgtgtgtatgtggactGTTCTACACCATTACCACAGAGGACAACGACGAACCCTGGACTTGTAGAGGACACAGCACTCAGCAAACAG cagcaGGAGGCGTTCACCTCATCCACGTGTCGCTTGCAGCGCTTACTGGCGGAGTCGCAGCAAATGGTGGCCAGTCTGGAACTCTCTTCTGGAAAACCTCTAAGCTGTCCCCAGAGCACTCCAAATCACAGCGCAAGTCCAGTCCTGAGTTCCACTTCACACAGTAACTCTTCAAACTGTATCCTCAACGATGGCCATAACAATACCGAGAGTCACGACCAGTTCCAGTCCCCCAATAACAACCAAGACGAAACAAGG GATGGCTCCCAAATACACAGCATCGGCAATTCACAGGAAACCGTGGAATATGGTCAATAG
- the ccdc62 gene encoding coiled-coil domain-containing protein 62 isoform X5, translating into MCKATVLAVMKMEGKFKSKGFGDSLMSTNGFLLDPWHSTPVKKHTDEGSMARWTAKSTSNNSASQQSSLSVMQGSRIQISDLEMTTIQKQRMELQLLVAELKDRDQELNSMAAAHHRQLQVWEQDRQRVLTLKQRCARLDDELQKRNEVIRAIIKRLKMAEVREQDSLRELSSIQQRIQELSQRQQHSRQHHQDMEEKNRSLNSSILTLSSQLGQFQVHEEELSSMLKLKDKDLTEATNHILGLTDRLRESEFSLKECQSRESKMSQEAEEYKRRFREAKCQNAQLKDELQEKTLENNSQKEELIRLRQENQLLRKQLALTDEGESWKDELLALARSKQERTESELLCLRQVCEHQQNDLQLLKLNLESSREALMQYESQRSLVSPGDVTCVYVDCSTPLPQRTTTNPGLVEDTALSKQQEAFTSSTCRLQRLLAESQQMVASLELSSGKPLSCPQSTPNHSASPVLSSTSHSNSSNCILNDGHNNTESHDQFQSPNNNQDETRDGSQIHSIGNSQETVEYGQ; encoded by the exons ATGTGCAAGGCCACAGTTCTAGCTGTGATGAAGATGGAGGGAAAGTTTAAGTCAAAAGGATTTGGGGACAGTTTGATGTCTACAAATG gtttTCTGTTGGACCCCTGGCACAGCACTCCTGTGAAAAAG CACACAGATGAAGGCAGCATGGCAAGATGGACTGCGAAGAGCACCTCTAATAACTCTGCCAGTCAGCAGTCATCTCTCTCAGTTATGCAGGGGTCTCGG ATTCAAATAAGCGATCTGGAGATGACCACCATCCAAAAGCAGCGGATGGAGCTACAGCTCCTCGTAGCAGAGCTGAAGGATCGTGATCAGGAGCTCAACAGCATGGCTGCAGCTCATCACAGACAGCTGCAGGTCTGGGAGCAGGACCGCCAGAGAGTACTGACTCTGAAGCAGAGGTGTGCACGCCTTGACG ATGAGCTGCAGAAGCGCAACGAGGTGATACGAGCCATTATCAAGCGCTTAAAGATGGCAGAGGTGCGAGAACAGGACAGCCTCAGGGAGCTCAGCAGCATCCAGCAGCGGATACAGGAGCTCAGCCAGAGACAACAGCATAGCAGACAACACCACCAAGATATGGAG GAGAAAAATCGGAGTCTGAACTCGAGCATCCTGACTCTCTCATCCCAGCTTGGCCAGTTTCAGGTTCATGAGGAAGAGCTTAGCTCCATGCTCAAACTTAAG GACAAAGATCTGACGGAAGCCACGAACCACATATTAGGTCTAACCGATCGGCTACGGGAATCTGAGTTCTCGCTAAAGGAGTGCCAGTCTCGCGAGAGCAAAATGTCACAGGAAGCGGAAGAGTACAAGCGCCGTTTCAGAGAGGCCAAATGTCAAAACGCTCAACTGAAAG ATGAGCTTCAAGAGAAGACTCTAGAGAACAACAGTCAGAAAGAGGAGCTCATTCGGCTTAGACAAGAGAATCAGCTGCTAAGGAAACAACTGGCACTCACAG atgAGGGTGAAAGCTGGAAGGATGAGCTACTTGCGCTCGCACGATCAAAACAAGAGCGCACAGAGTCTGAGCTTCTCTGCCTGCGACAG GTGTGTGAGCACCAGCAGAACGACCTACAGCTCTTGAAGCTCAACCTAGAGTCCAGTAGAGAGGCTCTAATGCAGTATGAAAGTCAAAGGTCACTTGTAAG TCCAGGGGATGTgacttgtgtgtatgtggactGTTCTACACCATTACCACAGAGGACAACGACGAACCCTGGACTTGTAGAGGACACAGCACTCAGCAAACAG caGGAGGCGTTCACCTCATCCACGTGTCGCTTGCAGCGCTTACTGGCGGAGTCGCAGCAAATGGTGGCCAGTCTGGAACTCTCTTCTGGAAAACCTCTAAGCTGTCCCCAGAGCACTCCAAATCACAGCGCAAGTCCAGTCCTGAGTTCCACTTCACACAGTAACTCTTCAAACTGTATCCTCAACGATGGCCATAACAATACCGAGAGTCACGACCAGTTCCAGTCCCCCAATAACAACCAAGACGAAACAAGG GATGGCTCCCAAATACACAGCATCGGCAATTCACAGGAAACCGTGGAATATGGTCAATAG
- the ccdc62 gene encoding coiled-coil domain-containing protein 62 isoform X3, whose translation MEIRQHSQTRPLKHTDEGSMARWTAKSTSNNSASQQSSLSVMQGSRIQISDLEMTTIQKQRMELQLLVAELKDRDQELNSMAAAHHRQLQVWEQDRQRVLTLKQRCARLDDELQKRNEVIRAIIKRLKMAEVREQDSLRELSSIQQRIQELSQRQQHSRQHHQDMEEKNRSLNSSILTLSSQLGQFQVHEEELSSMLKLKDKDLTEATNHILGLTDRLRESEFSLKECQSRESKMSQEAEEYKRRFREAKCQNAQLKDELQEKTLENNSQKEELIRLRQENQLLRKQLALTDEGESWKDELLALARSKQERTESELLCLRQVCEHQQNDLQLLKLNLESSREALMQYESQRSLVSDESVAGASCALEHCNHQETEMGASVGESYSNSLVVSKQRENLTIAATISEEYTPVQNICCAVEKQVQICNTPVSGSDGPSAELAPTLLHCCDCSNVQACCSAGTELDFIAVIDYSTDTEDQVLLVDINPNDPQSSCPGDVTCVYVDCSTPLPQRTTTNPGLVEDTALSKQQQEAFTSSTCRLQRLLAESQQMVASLELSSGKPLSCPQSTPNHSASPVLSSTSHSNSSNCILNDGHNNTESHDQFQSPNNNQDETRDGSQIHSIGNSQETVEYGQ comes from the exons atggaaattagacaacactcgcagactcgtcctctgaag CACACAGATGAAGGCAGCATGGCAAGATGGACTGCGAAGAGCACCTCTAATAACTCTGCCAGTCAGCAGTCATCTCTCTCAGTTATGCAGGGGTCTCGG ATTCAAATAAGCGATCTGGAGATGACCACCATCCAAAAGCAGCGGATGGAGCTACAGCTCCTCGTAGCAGAGCTGAAGGATCGTGATCAGGAGCTCAACAGCATGGCTGCAGCTCATCACAGACAGCTGCAGGTCTGGGAGCAGGACCGCCAGAGAGTACTGACTCTGAAGCAGAGGTGTGCACGCCTTGACG ATGAGCTGCAGAAGCGCAACGAGGTGATACGAGCCATTATCAAGCGCTTAAAGATGGCAGAGGTGCGAGAACAGGACAGCCTCAGGGAGCTCAGCAGCATCCAGCAGCGGATACAGGAGCTCAGCCAGAGACAACAGCATAGCAGACAACACCACCAAGATATGGAG GAGAAAAATCGGAGTCTGAACTCGAGCATCCTGACTCTCTCATCCCAGCTTGGCCAGTTTCAGGTTCATGAGGAAGAGCTTAGCTCCATGCTCAAACTTAAG GACAAAGATCTGACGGAAGCCACGAACCACATATTAGGTCTAACCGATCGGCTACGGGAATCTGAGTTCTCGCTAAAGGAGTGCCAGTCTCGCGAGAGCAAAATGTCACAGGAAGCGGAAGAGTACAAGCGCCGTTTCAGAGAGGCCAAATGTCAAAACGCTCAACTGAAAG ATGAGCTTCAAGAGAAGACTCTAGAGAACAACAGTCAGAAAGAGGAGCTCATTCGGCTTAGACAAGAGAATCAGCTGCTAAGGAAACAACTGGCACTCACAG atgAGGGTGAAAGCTGGAAGGATGAGCTACTTGCGCTCGCACGATCAAAACAAGAGCGCACAGAGTCTGAGCTTCTCTGCCTGCGACAG GTGTGTGAGCACCAGCAGAACGACCTACAGCTCTTGAAGCTCAACCTAGAGTCCAGTAGAGAGGCTCTAATGCAGTATGAAAGTCAAAGGTCACTTGTAAG TGACGAGAGTGTAGCAGGGGCAAGTTGTGCTTTAGAACACTGTAACCATCAGGAGACAGAGATGGGAGCGTCGGTAGGAGAGTCCTATAGCAACAGCTTAGTTGTATCCAAACAAAGGGAGAATCTCACAATCGCCGCTACTATATCAGAAGAATATACACCTGTTCAGAACATCTGCTGTGCTGTAGAGAAACAAGTGCAGATCTGCAACACCCCAGTCAGTGGCAGTGATGGGCCTTCAGCTGAGCTAGCTCCCACGTTACTCCACTGTTGCGATTGTAGTAATGTCCAAGCTTGCTGTAGCGCTGGAACCGAGTTGGACTTCATAGCCGTCATTGACTACAGCACAGATACAGAGGATCAAGTGCTGCTTGTGGATATTAATCCAAACGACCCACAGTCCTCTTG TCCAGGGGATGTgacttgtgtgtatgtggactGTTCTACACCATTACCACAGAGGACAACGACGAACCCTGGACTTGTAGAGGACACAGCACTCAGCAAACAG cagcaGGAGGCGTTCACCTCATCCACGTGTCGCTTGCAGCGCTTACTGGCGGAGTCGCAGCAAATGGTGGCCAGTCTGGAACTCTCTTCTGGAAAACCTCTAAGCTGTCCCCAGAGCACTCCAAATCACAGCGCAAGTCCAGTCCTGAGTTCCACTTCACACAGTAACTCTTCAAACTGTATCCTCAACGATGGCCATAACAATACCGAGAGTCACGACCAGTTCCAGTCCCCCAATAACAACCAAGACGAAACAAGG GATGGCTCCCAAATACACAGCATCGGCAATTCACAGGAAACCGTGGAATATGGTCAATAG